A DNA window from Amycolatopsis sp. DSM 110486 contains the following coding sequences:
- a CDS encoding Lrp/AsnC family transcriptional regulator: MPDEVKVSDLDRRIVAALQLNGRASWGAIARHVGTSESTVLRRAGQLTESGQLRVIGVVDVLRCGLGVPVLARLRCRPGTAAAVAEALAARPEVRYATVLAGSADCSAEFVLPTYREIARLQGDFPAADNVRDAETFAVMRTFTSNHDWNSGELSAEAAAELRDGEVRPFEEQHWERPPEQLDELDLAISAALGEDGRLSFKEVSRQVGTSESTVARRVDSLVRRGCLRFRTLAEPAMFGYALEFMLWLSVVPAELDRAGQQLAAHPGTKYLSATTGRFNLVGQIVLRHYGELYRHTTDVVGALPGLREADVTLQVSTLKRAWSPTPAAAATREEA, translated from the coding sequence GTGCCCGACGAAGTCAAAGTCAGCGATCTGGATCGGCGCATCGTCGCCGCACTGCAGCTCAACGGGCGCGCGTCGTGGGGCGCGATCGCCCGGCACGTGGGCACGAGCGAGTCCACCGTGCTGCGCCGCGCCGGCCAGCTGACGGAATCCGGCCAGCTGCGCGTGATCGGCGTGGTCGACGTGCTGCGCTGCGGTCTCGGCGTGCCGGTGCTGGCGCGGCTGCGATGCCGGCCCGGTACGGCGGCCGCCGTCGCCGAGGCGCTGGCCGCGCGGCCCGAGGTCCGCTACGCCACGGTGCTCGCCGGCAGCGCCGACTGCTCCGCCGAGTTCGTGCTCCCCACCTACCGCGAAATCGCCCGCCTGCAGGGCGATTTCCCCGCCGCCGACAACGTTCGCGACGCCGAGACCTTCGCCGTGATGCGCACGTTCACCTCCAACCACGACTGGAACTCCGGCGAGCTCAGCGCGGAAGCGGCGGCCGAGCTGCGCGACGGCGAGGTGCGGCCGTTCGAGGAACAGCACTGGGAACGCCCGCCGGAGCAGCTCGACGAGCTGGACCTCGCGATCAGCGCCGCCCTCGGCGAAGACGGCCGGCTGTCGTTCAAAGAGGTCTCGCGCCAGGTCGGCACGAGCGAGTCCACCGTCGCGCGCCGCGTCGACTCCCTCGTACGCCGTGGTTGCCTGCGCTTCCGCACGCTCGCCGAGCCCGCGATGTTCGGCTACGCCCTCGAGTTCATGCTCTGGCTCTCGGTCGTCCCGGCCGAGCTCGACCGCGCCGGGCAGCAGCTCGCCGCGCACCCGGGCACCAAGTACCTCAGCGCCACGACCGGCCGCTTCAACCTCGTCGGCCAGATCGTGCTGCGCCACTACGGCGAGCTCTACCGCCACACCACCGACGTCGTCGGCGCCCTCCCGGGCCTGCGGGAAGCCGACGTGACCCTGCAGGTCTCGACCCTCAAACGCGCCTGGTCGCCCACGCCGGCGGCCGCAGCAACTCGGGAGGAAGCATGA